From the Perca fluviatilis chromosome 11, GENO_Pfluv_1.0, whole genome shotgun sequence genome, the window CCTAAACTCTTTATAGCTAATTAACTCCTGTGAAGTTGGAATGATATTCAGAGATTCAAACTTCCAGGAtcaataatacattaaccaacctttttaaaaacacaaaggaCACCTCTTTTCTACCATAGTAAGGTAGACATAGAGCTTCAACCTTATCTCATCAAAACAGGTCGTCCTCCCCTCCGAGCTGAACAAATAGCATTGGTCTATATGAGCAGCCATCTGTGAGATGAGTGCGCAGGGTCCACCTACAAAGTGCAACACCGAAGAGAGATACAACAAAGATATTCACTAGCTTCATCATTATATAGCCTAATGTCTCCAAAATGACATCATAAATAACTGGCCACCTGCTGGTTCTATTACAACACTTACATTGGGAAAATAAGCATATGCATACTATGGGAGCAACTTTCTGACGTTTTTGATCCCTTTTGTCCTTTGGAATGCGCCTTGGTCGACATGCTTAAACAAGACTCAGAATCACTCcactgttttcttttgtttgtcaaTTTATTTTCATCACTCAAACTTCAATTTGatatgtttcttctttttcacaaaaataatGAACTGTCCTTACCAGAAGGTGTACAAGCATTGACAAAAGAGcgaaaaataaaagatataacAAAAACAACTTCAACTCACAAACACGTAACTGCTCTGAGCGGTAGCGGATTCATGTATTGTGTATTTCATGCCGTACTGCTTGTTATTATGACAGCATATAATTAATGTCAGTACATGTTCTCTGTTTACTCCCTTTATCGTAGTAATCACATTCACATTGGGATATTCTAAACTCCCAACAATAAATGAATGGCatgtcagtgagtgtgtgtactaTGGACTGCATTTGTTGACCAATCATCATCTTTCCTGTTCTTACCAGACAACCTGTGGAGATATCACTTACATCCATAGAACCAGTACCTAAAGGTTCATTCATTTATCATCACTGAGGTCACACGTTTGTTATTCATTAAACCAACACCGCTTTAATAAACAGTCCTAGAGTCCTGAAGTATCTTAATATGACACCTATCCCTTATCAAGCTTGTTTCTCTAGATTTCTGATTCagtatgttaaaacatgtaaagGCATTGGGTGGCGGGTGTGGATTAGCAACCAACAGTTGTTTTCTGGTAATTTGATTACGTAAAAAAATTTCTTTGGAAATGTGCACAAGAAACCCGAAGGTTAGTCCTGCTTCCTCTTCCTGCTCAGTTTCCAGAAGCATAGTTTCAAGCATTTTACTATCAGTATTACAAAAAACAGCACTAGAGTAGCCAGTACTGCTATTACATCCAGGCAGTAGTACTGGAGCCAGTTGAGGTCAAGGACAGCAGGTCTGAGATGTTTTGCCCCTTTGTGCCGCATCACAAATTCTGTCCAGTACACTGAAAGGTCCAGTGGGTCAACTGGCCGGTCTTTATGGAGAGCTGACAGCTTCTGCATGTTCTCTTTATACCTGGATATAAACAGATTGAGGGCAAGATATGAAGAATACAACACTGAAGTGAAGATGTATGAAAATCAGATTCCAAAActtcttttatattttaatcatCATCAGCACCGAGATTTAAGGAGCTTTTTTTCCGTGAGATAACTGACATTGTGAGCGAGCTTCTAATCCCTCACCTGGTGTCATTGATGACCTCATTCAGTCCCTGAAGAAGGCTCTCTGTAGTGATCGAATAAATATCCAACACGACTCCAGCTCCTCTGCTTGCAAACCTCACTGCGTTGTCAGCTTGGTCCCCTGCAACTGGCATCATCACCATGGGAACAGCGTGACACAGTCCCTCAAAGAGACCATGAGAGCCAGCATGAGTGATGAAAGCCCGAGCTCCAGGATGTgctaacacacaacacacaaagatTTCAGATGTTACGGTATGGGACGCATCATCGCTCAGTATTGAGTTGTGTGCTTCACATTTTAGGATGTTTTGCAGTGGAGTTACAGACCTAGTAGGTCATTCTGAGGCACCCATTTCATCAACTTCACATTTTCTGGGAAACTATCGGGAACCTGCCCAGTGTACCTCCATATTACCTATCAAAAGAAGATAAGTGTAATTTAATGCTTTTGATTATTGCATCAATGTATGATTTAAAATGCACATTCTTAATGATCATATATTCCTGTACCTTCTGTGGAATCTGTCTGAAAGCTTCTAAGAAGACGGAGGTTGTCTCTTCTGGCAGATCTGACACCATGGTGCCCAGGGTGAACACTACAAACCCATGTTCTCCTGACACCCAGGACTCCAGATcctgcaaaaaacacacaaactagGGTCTGGCAttcatctctctatctatctctctatctccccACAATATTAGCAGTAGGAACACAAAATCAAAAAGTTGAATCAATACCACTCAGCCCTTACCTCAGGAAGAGGATGTCTCACGTTGCAGTTGATTCCACCAACTAGTACTACATTAGGCATGATAGGACGTGGGAACTCCAGTGTGAAGTCCAACCTGTTTTAACAAAGTATTACAATATTTATCTGATTCTAAGatcttttgttgttttagtgtGATTTACAGGCATAAAacaacagtaacagtaaaaCTACCTTTGCATTATTCCTATCTTGTTTATTAGTTTAATATTATTAAATACTTCTTCATAGGACCATCTAGGTTAATGTGTTTTCTTCTCCTAAATCTTAATATATACCTTACCTCAGCAGCCAGATAGCAGACTCTGACAGCACTTCAGCTATGCCCACCTCCTCTCCCAGAAACTGATAGGCTATTTGGTCAAAGTGCCAAAACAACAGTCGGCATAACAATGGCTCCAATAAAGCCACCTGTATGTCAGAGGTATCACAGAGCAAAGATGAACAAATGTACAAAGTAAGGCATAGGTGCATGGCAAAAGAGTTGAATTTcagttacattttaacagtGCTGGAACTGAAGTTATTCATTTCATTGTGCAGTAGTTGAACTGATTCATCTTGACCTACTGCGTGACTTTGAATGTAGGCTAAAGTAGGGAGACAGATACTAAGGGGGTCTGCTACATTGCCAAACGTAATGATATATGGGGGTTTGATAGTATATTGGTATATTAATGGAGGCAAGGTGGGTCAGACAATTGCGAAAATCTCAgatatacagtaccagtcaaaagtttggacaagCTTTCCCATTCTGAAAGCATCTCAAAACATTTTGATTGGTACTGTACCTGATATCTTTATCTAGAATTTGGTGACAACTAGCAAAATAAATGAGGAATCTGAAGTAGGGGCAATAGTTTGGTTAACACATAATTTGTATTTATACATGGCCATCCTTCATGCATGCACCGTGGATGCACATCTGGCTGTAAGTCCTCACCAAAGTGTTGAAAGCTCTCTCCTGGAAGCTCATTTTATCTGTGTATCTGGTGAAAAAGCGGGGCACATATGAGGGCGGGGAGGGGCAGCCTGCAGACTTCATATCCAAGGAACATGGAATTCCCCTCAGCAAATTTACAGTAGGGATACCTGAAAATGATTTGATATATGAACTGTGAAAAAACGTGCAGACATAAAAGAGCATAGATAATCCAAGCGTGGCTGAACTCACCAAATTTCCGAGCTATTAATGAGCCTGTGGGCACCATGGGGTCCGTTAGGACTGCGTCAAAGTTCTGCAGAGTGGAAAGGTGCAAAGGAAAAATATGAAACGGGTGAATCTTCAACAGTATGCACTTATAAAAGCACCTTTCCTTTTGCTTTATCATGCATTGATTTTACAACGGACATTATATACATGCcaagtgatgtcactttttactccactttaTTTATCTGCTATAGTTACCTTGCAGATAAAgaattttacattaaaaacatacattATGATAAACTTACAATATATGTAATGTATGCATGTACCAGTAATTTCTAAACATTTTGGAAtgtaacacttaaaaaaaaactgtgtctgGTCAGGGTCCCTTGTCATGTTTCAAATGTGAGTGGTTAGCGGTTTCACcaaagtagtctcgctttggcAGACCTGACACCGAAGACATATTTTCCCTTTAAAATTAATGGTTTCATTAGGGGTGTATGTATTTTCTCCCCCATTTATCATCTAATGACCCCTCAGATTTTTCTTGTAGCCCAGGTTGGGAACGAAAACATTTGGACTACAAtacctaattaaagctgcgagcaacgatggacgggccctcgcgcctctacGCGCGTCgaggttaccggcggacgccgctccttgcgaccatgcatttgcgcggcactcagacgccacaaaccgtcaccaatgaaaagggaactccacgccgagttcaacgagttcattagctgtgaaagggggcgtggctaaagcatagggggcgggtccaaccatcaccaattaaaaattaagcctctgctgagatgaatgatacctcacacaagactctaccttaaattggtcagcatgtatgaaagggggcgtggcttaaacatagggggtgggccaaaccatcaccaatgaagaaggaagtctctgctgagctcaatgatacctcacacaagtgtttacatcaatcgggccattagtaataaaagggggcgtggcttgaacatagggggcgggccaaaccatcaccaatgaagaaggaagtctctgctgagttcaatgatacctcacacaagggtataccttaaacggttcaaatgttatgaaagggggcgtggcctgagtaggtgggcgtggccatagtatAGAGGGCGGCttagtatcacatgtagaccacacattctgagtttcatgcaaatcggatgatgtttgtcatataaggcagatttcctgttgccagcggggggcgctatgaccaaaagtcaattttggcctgtatgtgtcctcaggcctggacccttgtcaattgtgagaaatttcgggcagatacgacaacgtacactcaagttacaacaacttctttgttcatcgctaaacactcaaaatggccgccacgccatgCCCACatcgtctgacgaaaagtttttcttttcataacttttcatcgttaaggtgttgggatggtacagaccaagtttgaagtccatcggatgaaatctctaggaggagtttgttaaagtacgacatgtggaaatggcccaaatcgcactaatttcgaacatttaaatcaaaatggcggacttcctgtttggtttagggtatggctctaattaagttttttgtacatcttgacatgttacatatgtgtaccaagtttcgtgagtctacgttaaacgcactgcaggggctcaattttcttaactttctagggggcgctagcgagccatttttgtgcgcctattcccgaaacccttaaaatacgtacattttcaccagacttgatgcgactgccaaatttggtgagtttttgaatatattaagcccctcaaaaagccaattcatttgacgggaaaataataatagaaagaaagaaacaataattccttcagtttcaaaccttcgccgctgtcggcgctcgggccctaataatgtCATTTACAGGGTTTTTTGCAGAAGGAGTAGCCTAGCCTACTTTTATATTTGACACTTAACTGCAATTAAATAAGTAAACTGCTATCACTGTCCCAACTTCATACAGGGGTTATACACTGATGACACAAACACTTTACAGTATAATGCAATTCAATATAGCAGCAGCCCCAGAAGGTAGTTTACACTATAGACAGTCTACACAAATGCCTCACAAATTCCGTATAATGTGCAAGGCTATTGTATTTAATGTATTAGATTTTACACATGATCCTGTATTTTCACTCACCTGCTGTGCTAGATGTGAGATCAGACTGACATTGAACAGTAGGCTCTCTGCTGTGGTGTGGATAAAGCCTGTAATTTTCTGGAATTTTGAGAATCCTTTCCGTATCTTCTCCGTGAAAGAATGTGCAGTTTTTTTCAGCATGTCCTTCTGTGAGGCCATGATAGAGTCAAAATGAGCCTTGTCATAAGGAACAGGATAGGTCACAGTGTCGTAGTGTTTCCCTGGGCCCATCCGTATGCTGATCTCTGGAATCACCACTGTAACCCGGTGTCCACGACGACCCATTTCTTGGGCAATGGCCTTAATACCCACCCAGTGACTCCCATCCATGGGTACCACCAGCAAGTTGCCCAAAAAACCTGAAGAAGCAGTGTCACTTGCAGGAATGTTGTTGTTGACTTCAGCCTCTTCTGTCTTCACATTCTTCTCTGTCCTGGAGTTTTCTACCACAGACCCCCTCGTCTTATCTACAGCACCATTCACCTGTATATCCATGTTTAGTAGCAGGAACACAGACACTGCTGCTTTCCACattgtcctctttcctctgtgtCTGCAGCTCACTGAATCCAACACACGGGAAATTATGAGGTaaagagcaacaaaaaaaatggaagaCGTCCTCTTCTTTCTGCTTTGAATGTTCGTGTAGCTATGCCTGTCCTTAGGGATCCCTCTGCCAGGGTTGAAATTCCTCTGCTATGTGTGTGTTCAAAGTCCTCTCTTAAACCAGAGCAACGATTGCAGTCCTACAGCTATAGCAGTTGGAGGTCTTTCAGTAAAAGAGAAGTAATATTTAATTTGGACATCGATAAATTTAGGGATGGTCCCAATCTCAATTTTGTAGGTCTATGCAAAATATTTGATATACTTTCTAACGTCACAATCACAAGAAAGCTAACTGTTATGCAGCTATAACATCAGCCACAGTTACACAAAAAGCGGATTAAAAATGTGCTtactttattgatttatttgttatATAACCTTTACATAACGGTGTCTCTAACGTTACTTGCGTTGAATCTGTCCAAAATGTGAGTGAAGCTAACACAGTCTCTTAATTACAATATGAATAGCTAAACATTCACAAATACATAATGCTACAACTGCATAGAGGCTAAGGGCATGAATGAGGGAGAATGATTAGTGAGAAcggtttcattttaaatgtaaaatgttttgaatatggTATAGTTTCTATAATACAAACGCTTAACCCTTTTACACCTAACGTGTTAACTATTATTTATACTTATAATTTACTCTATATTACACCGCCgagtgtgtttttgatgtttcgACTGTTAAATtgtcaacaaaaaaatgtgcaatgaGAACGTGCTTTTGCCCTTTGTCCCGTTAGGATTATTTAATATACCGGTAATACATCCACGGCTTGGCGTGGTGGCGTTAACGCGCCATTTTCCTTGTTTTGGTCAAACAGCAGCAGTAGAAGAAGAATGAACCGACACGCCAGCCTATGGCAGCAGAGCATCTTCCGCCGCGCGCATCTTCAAGTTTTGTCCTCGAGcaataaacacaacaaaacaaatacgGGTCCGCGAGCTCAATAGGGGATTTTAGCCAGTATGTTAACAAGTAAGCGCCTCGTTGTGTTGTAGCTGTAGCTATATGCCAGTAAAAACAGTTATGAACATGCCAGATCACGTAAACTGTGAACAATCTGAGGAGCAGTAAGTTTTAAAGGCATAGCCTAGCTTCAGTGCTGACGGTGTCGTTGTTGATCTCGTCCCTGCAAGCCTTCAGTCGTTGTCTACGGTATTTTAGTTTGGCTAGCTTAGCCAAGATGCTAAAATGATCTTAAGGAAAGTAGCTAGCATTTTATGGAGTGGGGGcagcattaacgttagctagctacctgtTCTTGAGATCCTGTCCTTTGGAGAGACCCTGTTCAAAACCTAGTTTTAGACCACAGACTCATTGACACAGCATACGTTACTGTTTGCTCTCTCGGGCTCAACTTAAGGCaaaatacagttttagttaTATGTAACGTTAGTCCGCTGTTTAACAATATTTACACGATGCACGTAACAATGCTGTATAGATTGTAAAGCCCCTTAAGGCAGATTTGTGACtttgggctatataaataaaattgacttaacAATTGAGATCAAGCTGAAACAGTATCAAGatcatattttaatatatatattatacattttatatatatatatatatatacatatatacatatttcattttttccccTTCCACTGTTGTGATTATCTTTCATTAAAGTAGTTTGTTGTCTTTACAGGCCTGCGACTGAAAGCGAGTTTGAGGCAGAGGGCTTGGAGTTCATTAATTCATCATCCATAAGAATAGAATATTATAGGTGAGACCACATGAAAACTTGCTGTGTAGTGAACACATACCAATGTATTACACTTTGTAGGTGCTTGATTACAGGTAGTGACTGTTGCTCTCTTTTACAGTTCATTTGAGTATTGTCTGAAGTGGAAGAGACCCATGTATCGCCAACGCCCCTCCAGACTACCAAAGGCCTCCAAGAAGAGCCCCCAGAGAAGCCCCAGCCCAAATGAAGAAGTTATCCAGCGCAAGTTGAGGGGTAAGAGACAGAGGACAGGCCTGAGGAGGATCGAAGCTGGCGACCGCGTAGTCAATAGAGATGAGGGGAAGGACCGTGACATCATCGACATCATTAACAGCACACATGATGAAAAAGAGATCGCAGAGTATGAAGGGAAGTCTGTAGAGGTGACTGATGAAGGAGTGGACGAGTCAGATGAAGACTGCTGCTCTGTTACCAGCAGCATAGCTTCTGGTCCTTCCTTCCTACGTGACGCCTCTCCCAAGAAACAGAGGCCCTCGCAGGGCTTGTGCTCAGACTGTCAGAATCTCTACCAGAAGGCAAAGAAGATGAAAGaaccaattaaaaacaaactccTAGACAACGGTGAGTGCACTCATTCGTTGTGTTAGCAACAATGCAATGTGTTTTGGGGGAAATTGGGCCATTGCTACAGCGAATACTAGTACACAGAAAAGATACGTGTATTGTGAATAAGATCAGATGTTAAAGCCACAACATagttttattattgtttcagtAAACACGAAGTACAAAAGGCACATTTTCTCCCTCCTGGCATGCTATCCATCcagatatttaaaaatatttgcttctacacacaaaaacaaaaaaacgcttCTTGACTCATTCTTGTGGTCAGCGGGATAAAAAGTTATGATGTGGTTACTGCAGGAACTCATTGTAACCATTTTCACATGCTAATAATTCTTGAGACTTATTTTCTGTCGTAAAGTCTGCCAGTTCTGATGTATAagtataaattaaattgaattaaactgGAGTCAAAATCATTGTATGTGTACACATACTTGGCTGATAAAGCTGATTGTGATAAGAACAGTGTATGTATTGGCATTTTGAATGATGACCACTATAACTTTTtgaattgttttcattttgtgtcaACTACCgcttttaaacaaagaaaaacatcagtgtttgtgtttgtaccaGTTTACACTAGTGTTTTGAGACTTAAGAACTTCCACATTCACACAGGCTACACTCATATGTCACATGAGGCCACTGCTGACCGTGATCAACCCAAACATCTCTGCTTTCACTTTCCATGTCAGTGTAATGTGTTCAGTTCAGTTCTGCATTGCCTTAACGGAGGCATCGCTAGAGTGAGACAGAGATCATTCGGCGGGTCAGTCTATATCCAGTACACAGATGCATGCTaacacggtccctcagatccacctcagccagTGTCCTGTGCATCCACAAGTCCAATCTCCacagttttggggacagagccttcttcagggcagctcccaggctctgggactccctcccccaagagatccgcacctctgagtccctccctcactgtcttccagtcccgcctcaagacccatctcttctcCTCTGCCTATCCATAGCCCCACGccccctcccttttcatctgtgcctgaatcttgttttgctttgatttgttttgaattgtttttattatctacctgccctgtaaagcgactttgagtttgtgaaaagcgctatataaattcaatgtagtattattattattattattattattattattattattattattattattatgttcaaCATCTCTTTCTTGTTCTTTCTCCAGATCCCAAGTCCCTGACATGTGACCAGTGGGTCCTGATCAAGAACTGGAGACCTAAGAGGCTGCCTAATGCAAGAGGGTAAGGCTGCTTGTATGTGTGGTTACTGGCTTTAAGGTGGAACACCAGTAGCCATGAAAATGTATGTGCTCCCAGCTCATTATAACTGTCTGCACTTCTCTGTTTTGTCAGGAAGCTTTTGCTCCATGTACAACTGGTTAAGAGAAGACTTAAGGTTAACAATGGTGCAGAGCGACCTGCACAATGTGTGGGAGAGGAAGACTCATCCGCCTGCTCGAGGCCGCACACTTTCCTTCCGAGGTAATGCTTCTGTACACGTAACACATTTCCTAGCGAAGCACATCAATGAGCCTGtttacataaaaaatgacttgaatGTGGtacgtttttttgtgtgtgtcaggaaCCTTAGACGGCATGTCAGAGTGCCAGTGAAaagggagaggaagaaaaacgggaggaagaggaggcgaGATGGTTCTCAGGATCCTCGCGCCACTAAGCAGCAGCGTCTCCACAGCAACAATCACAGCCAACACATCAGTATTAGCAGTACCAATGAGATCGGTTTTCACCCAACCAGCGGTCACAGTAGCAGTCGTGAGAGTCGTGGCGATCAAGAAGTCGACGATCAAGCGGACGCAAATCTGAATGTTGGTTTGATTCCCTCTACAGTCACCCTGACAACCACCAAGCCAAGCGAGGTCCCACCCAAGCAGAAAACACCAAAGAAGAGGGGGGGATTCAGAGACTTGCTTGTCCAGTTGCGTGGCAAAAGCAACATGATCGTCCGAGAAACATGTTAGTGACGTgactctgactttttttaagCTACACTTTAACAGCTATTCTAGCCATATTGTAGCTTTGACTTATGATATTTCCTGTTTAGCCTGGCTATTATTCTGTTCTAAACACCAGTCTGTAAATACTTGCTCCGGTGTACCTGGAGTCATACCTGTACCTATAGGTCTGAGTTTATTGGCAAAGTACTGCTGCAGTTCCACATACTTgcgtgttatttatttttttgaatttcCAATAGTATAtatttaaagtttttattttgacattaaaGCTGTTTTTACTGTATGCCAACGATAGACAGATTTAAAATTTTCCTTACCATTAGACCTACATGAGCACTTTCAGTAAGATTATTCAGATGACTATTTATAGCTGTGTCCCAATTGAATAAGACATACTAATTCAATGCAGGTTATGAGTGTGTGGTCACTTTACAATAGAAAAGTGactaaattaaatatattttaaaaagttgtcTCACAATATATGTCGCAGTTTGACATCCGACAGCGTACAGTTGCATAATTTTCTCTTTGTACAAAATAGTAAggaatatttattaaaaaaaaaaagtttgataaTTGCAAAAACTATAAAGATCATATTGTGTAGTAGGTATTTGGGACACAGTGTCTGCCTGCCCTTTCTGTATGTATAAAAAACACTGTTTATTAAgaattttataaataaatagcaAGTGGTGGACAGGAGCCATGTTCTGTAAGATGGTAAAGGGATCTGTAGTAGTGTGGTAGTATTTTCAGAGGTGTTGGGCCGTGTAAGACCCTTTCTCTAGAAGCCCACATGGTGGCGCCACTTAATGCAGGAATCAACACTGCGATTACATCAGCTGTGTCATTTAGTGTGCATTTTTTACAGAAGACTTGTCCGAAGAGAAAGGTacaggtgtaattaataacattaacgATCGTTTAGTGTCCTAGTGAGCCAGTATGCATATTAACCAGATCTCTGCACTAATAAATCTAAAGTATTGACTAAAGGAAATTACTTacacctgtgtgtgtcctgtaatGAGAGCTCAAAGTCTGCTTCAAAACAAGCTTACTATTCAGCAGCGTAACCCCAATTAAAGAAGCCAGTGCAGACACTGAGTCATCTGGCTCATTTTTATGAGGGTAACTCAGGAATAGGTCATTATACACAGCAATGTTATTTTTAAGATGTTTGTGCTGATACCAGTGAATGTGGAGGAAAGGGTGGGGTAAATGAGCAAGAGATAAGGGACTGAGAGTTGGGTCTTGAAGGCTTGGCAGCACTTATTGGGGGTGTTGCTGTTTACTTATGGGATTATTGTATTGGGAGAGGATGGGGATTTAATGTCAGAACTGCCAGTGCCAAGCCAGGAAATGTGTCTGCTGACCGACTGTATCACACACGTGGATGCAGTGTAAATGTAAGCAGTGTGCCACCTACAAATCGAGCGAAATGTACAAAGCAGTAGGTGCTCTGATTGACCGGACTCCTGCCA encodes:
- the LOC120568263 gene encoding UDP-glucuronosyltransferase 1A1-like, whose translation is MWKAAVSVFLLLNMDIQVNGAVDKTRGSVVENSRTEKNVKTEEAEVNNNIPASDTASSGFLGNLLVVPMDGSHWVGIKAIAQEMGRRGHRVTVVIPEISIRMGPGKHYDTVTYPVPYDKAHFDSIMASQKDMLKKTAHSFTEKIRKGFSKFQKITGFIHTTAESLLFNVSLISHLAQQNFDAVLTDPMVPTGSLIARKFGIPTVNLLRGIPCSLDMKSAGCPSPPSYVPRFFTRYTDKMSFQERAFNTLVALLEPLLCRLLFWHFDQIAYQFLGEEVGIAEVLSESAIWLLRLDFTLEFPRPIMPNVVLVGGINCNVRHPLPEDLESWVSGEHGFVVFTLGTMVSDLPEETTSVFLEAFRQIPQKVIWRYTGQVPDSFPENVKLMKWVPQNDLLAHPGARAFITHAGSHGLFEGLCHAVPMVMMPVAGDQADNAVRFASRGAGVVLDIYSITTESLLQGLNEVINDTRYKENMQKLSALHKDRPVDPLDLSVYWTEFVMRHKGAKHLRPAVLDLNWLQYYCLDVIAVLATLVLFFVILIVKCLKLCFWKLSRKRKQD
- the si:ch211-227n13.3 gene encoding uncharacterized protein si:ch211-227n13.3 — its product is MPVKTVMNMPDHVNCEQSEEQPATESEFEAEGLEFINSSSIRIEYYSSFEYCLKWKRPMYRQRPSRLPKASKKSPQRSPSPNEEVIQRKLRGKRQRTGLRRIEAGDRVVNRDEGKDRDIIDIINSTHDEKEIAEYEGKSVEVTDEGVDESDEDCCSVTSSIASGPSFLRDASPKKQRPSQGLCSDCQNLYQKAKKMKEPIKNKLLDNDPKSLTCDQWVLIKNWRPKRLPNARGKLLLHVQLVKRRLKVNNGAERPAQCVGEEDSSACSRPHTFLPRNLRRHVRVPVKRERKKNGRKRRRDGSQDPRATKQQRLHSNNHSQHISISSTNEIGFHPTSGHSSSRESRGDQEVDDQADANLNVGLIPSTVTLTTTKPSEVPPKQKTPKKRGGFRDLLVQLRGKSNMIVRETC